GCAAACTTTTCGTAAATTCAAGCAACCTTTTCGTAAATCTAAACAACCTTTTCGTAGGCGTCCCCGGATTGGCCCGGGAGATCGAATTGATTATAGAAACATGAGTTTAATTAATAGATTTATTAGTGAACAAGGAAAAATATTATCGAGACGAATAAATAGATTAACCTTGAAACAACAACGATTAATTACTCTTGCTATAAAACAGGCTCGTATTTTATCTTTCTTACCGTTTCGTAACTATGAGAACGAAAAGCAATTTCAAGCCCAGTCAATTTCAATAATTACAGGTTCTAGACCCAGAAAAAATAGACATATTCCTCAATTAACGCAAAAGTACAATTCCAATAAAATAAAGATCATCAATTAAAAGTATAAATAAAGTAATATACTGGAATAAAAAAAGATGAATTCCCGGAGAGGGAACTCCGGGAAGATACAATAAATTAAGATTAAGTGGTAGGAATCAACGAGCTGGATTACTTTCTTTATAATATATATAGGTCTGGCCCTTTCGAATTCGAATAAAACATCAACAATCGGAACTTAAGTTCCGGTTGTTGTTTCTTAAATTTTGGTTGTTGTTTCTTAAGTTTCGATTGGAATTGTACTTTTGCGTTAATTGAGGAATATGTCTATTTTTTCTGGGTCTAGAACCTGTAATTATTGAAATTGACTGGGCTTGAAATTGCTTTTCGTTCTCATAGTTACGAAACGGTAAGAAAGATAAAATACGAGCCTGTTTTATAGCAAGAGTAATTAATCGTTGTTGTTTCAAGGTTAATCTATTTATTCGTCTCGATAATATTTTTCCTTGTTCACTAATAAATCTATTAATTAAACTCATGTTTCTATAATCAATTCGATCTCACGGGCCAATCCGAGGACGCCTACGAAAAGGTTGTTTAGATTTACGAAAAGGTTGCTTGAATTTACGAAAAGTTTGCTTGGATTTACGAAAGGGTTGCTTGGATTTATTAAAAGTTTGCTTGGATTTACTAAAGGGTTGCTTAGATTTAAGAAAAGGTTGTTTAGATGTATACATGATTTATTCCTTAtttaaaatttgaaaatttgaaaattcactTCTTTATTTTATTAATTTAGGATCCAGAAGAAGTAGTTTTTCTTTGATCCATATCTTATTTGATTCATATTATAGTATATGAATACCCTCTATACATATGAAATAATATCTACCGGAAATCAGATGAGTTGATTTGTATTTTGTATTCTATACTATGTTTTCTTTATATATTAAATATGAAGTTCTTACTCTTTCTGTTGTTCGAAAAGGTGCCAATGAGGAATCGACGGGGATTTCTAGATATAGTACTCAAAAGAATCGCCACAATACACCCGGACAATTAGAATTCAAAAAATTTTGTCGTTATTGTCGCAAG
This DNA window, taken from Triticum aestivum cultivar Chinese Spring chromosome 1D, IWGSC CS RefSeq v2.1, whole genome shotgun sequence, encodes the following:
- the LOC123181335 gene encoding 30S ribosomal protein S18, chloroplastic — protein: MYTSKQPFLKSKQPFSKSKQTFNKSKQPFRKSKQTFRKFKQPFRKSKQPFRRRPRIGPGDRIDYRNMSLINRFISEQGKILSRRINRLTLKQQRLITLAIKQARILSFLPFRNYENEKQFQAQSISIITGSRPRKNRHIPQLTQKYNSNRNLRNNNQNLRNNNRNLSSDC